One Paracidovorax avenae ATCC 19860 genomic region harbors:
- a CDS encoding aconitate hydratase, with translation MASKSPVVPRHAFASTLQTFTTASGKSGQFYSLPALARKYPSVKRLPVSIRIVLESVLRNCDGLKVTPEHVEQLANWQPVADRKDEIPFIVSRVVLQDFTGVPLLADLAAMRSVAQRLGRKPKKIEPLVPVDLVVDHSIMVDYYGTKKALDLNMKLEFQRNRERYEFMKWGMQAFDTFGVVPPGFGIVHQVNLEYLARGVHKRADGVHYPDTLVGTDSHTTMINGIGVVAWGVGGIEAEAAMLGQPVYFLTPDVVGFELTGQLREGVTATDLVLTVTEILRRHKVVGKFVEFFGEGTRTLALPDRATIGNMAPEYGATMGFFPVDEKTIDYFKGTGRTKAEIEAFEAYFRAQGLFGVPQAGEIDYSQVVRLDLGDVTPSLAGPKRPQDRIELGKVKEQFTTLFSRPAAESGFNRPAELLHTRHHIHRGEEDVCEDVPAEKDAPAGGPRFLVEMEHNKPKLAVKHADPSVRLPAKGSDPTIGNGDVLIAAITSCTNTSNPSVLLAAGLLAKKAVEAGLKVQPHIKTSLAPGSRIVTQYLSETGLLPYLEKLGFAVAGYGCTTCIGNAGDLAPEINDAITGSDLVCAAVLSGNRNFEARIHPNIKANFLASPPLVVAYAIAGTVLRDLMTEPVGKGRGGRDVYLGDIWPGSDEVHQLMKHAMNGKAFRENYGKVKTDPGALWGKIQGVSGDTYNWPASTYIAEPPFFTNFALEATESGNAAVRGARIMALFGDSITTDHISPAGSIKETSPAGQWLLQHGVMKQDFNSYGARRGNHDVMMRGTFANVRIKNLMIPPKEDGSREEGGLTIFQNEGSHQGAKMFIFDAAMQYMAQDTPTVIFAGEEYGTGSSRDWAAKGTQLLGIKAVVARSFERIHRSNLVGMGVLPLQFRGSDSWESLGLRGDETIDVVPDPALTPQSDAQLVIRRADGSRKEVTVTLRIDTPIEVDYYRAGGILPYVLRQLLTA, from the coding sequence ATGGCCTCGAAGTCCCCCGTGGTTCCGCGCCACGCTTTCGCATCCACTTTGCAGACATTCACGACCGCATCGGGTAAGAGCGGCCAGTTCTATTCCCTTCCCGCACTGGCGCGGAAGTACCCGTCCGTCAAGCGTCTGCCGGTTTCCATTCGCATCGTCCTGGAGTCCGTCCTCCGCAATTGCGATGGCCTGAAGGTGACGCCCGAGCATGTGGAGCAGCTTGCGAACTGGCAGCCCGTCGCCGACCGGAAGGACGAGATTCCCTTCATCGTGTCGCGCGTGGTGCTGCAGGATTTCACCGGCGTGCCCCTGCTGGCTGACTTGGCCGCGATGCGCAGCGTGGCGCAGCGCCTGGGCAGGAAACCCAAGAAGATCGAGCCGCTGGTGCCGGTCGATCTCGTGGTGGACCACTCCATCATGGTCGATTACTACGGCACGAAGAAGGCCCTGGACCTGAACATGAAGCTCGAATTCCAGCGCAACCGCGAGCGCTATGAATTCATGAAGTGGGGCATGCAGGCGTTCGACACCTTCGGGGTGGTGCCTCCGGGCTTCGGCATCGTCCACCAGGTGAACCTGGAATACCTGGCGCGCGGCGTGCACAAGCGCGCCGACGGCGTCCACTACCCCGACACCCTGGTCGGCACGGACAGCCACACCACCATGATCAACGGCATCGGCGTGGTCGCCTGGGGCGTGGGCGGCATCGAGGCCGAGGCGGCGATGCTCGGGCAGCCGGTGTACTTCCTCACGCCCGACGTGGTGGGCTTCGAGCTGACGGGCCAGTTGCGCGAGGGCGTGACGGCCACCGACCTGGTGCTGACGGTGACCGAGATCCTGCGCCGCCACAAGGTGGTGGGCAAGTTCGTGGAGTTCTTCGGCGAGGGCACGCGCACACTGGCGCTGCCGGACCGGGCGACCATCGGCAACATGGCACCCGAGTACGGTGCCACCATGGGCTTCTTCCCGGTGGACGAGAAGACCATCGACTACTTCAAGGGCACGGGCCGCACCAAGGCCGAGATCGAGGCCTTCGAGGCGTATTTCCGCGCCCAGGGCCTGTTCGGCGTGCCGCAGGCCGGCGAGATCGATTATTCGCAGGTGGTGCGCCTGGACCTGGGCGACGTCACTCCCAGCCTGGCCGGCCCGAAGCGGCCGCAGGACCGCATCGAGCTGGGCAAGGTGAAGGAGCAGTTCACCACGCTGTTCTCCCGGCCGGCTGCGGAGAGCGGCTTCAACCGGCCTGCGGAGTTGCTGCACACGCGCCACCACATCCACCGCGGCGAGGAGGACGTGTGCGAGGACGTACCCGCCGAGAAGGATGCACCTGCGGGCGGCCCTCGCTTCCTCGTGGAGATGGAGCACAACAAGCCCAAGCTCGCGGTCAAGCATGCCGATCCGTCCGTCCGCCTGCCGGCCAAGGGCAGCGATCCGACGATCGGCAACGGCGACGTGCTGATCGCCGCCATCACTAGCTGCACGAACACGTCGAACCCGAGCGTGCTGCTCGCGGCGGGCCTGCTGGCGAAGAAGGCGGTGGAGGCAGGCCTGAAGGTCCAGCCGCACATCAAGACCTCGCTGGCCCCCGGTTCGCGCATCGTCACGCAGTACCTGAGCGAAACCGGCCTGCTGCCCTATCTCGAGAAGCTGGGCTTCGCCGTGGCGGGCTATGGCTGCACGACCTGCATCGGCAACGCGGGTGACCTCGCGCCCGAGATCAACGATGCCATCACGGGCAGCGATCTCGTCTGCGCCGCCGTGCTTTCGGGCAACCGCAATTTCGAGGCGCGCATCCATCCCAACATCAAGGCCAATTTCCTCGCGAGCCCGCCCCTGGTGGTGGCCTATGCCATCGCCGGCACGGTGCTGCGCGACCTGATGACCGAGCCGGTGGGCAAGGGGCGCGGCGGGCGCGACGTGTACCTGGGCGATATCTGGCCCGGCAGCGACGAGGTGCACCAGCTCATGAAGCATGCGATGAACGGCAAGGCGTTCCGCGAGAACTACGGCAAGGTGAAGACCGATCCGGGAGCCCTCTGGGGCAAGATCCAGGGCGTGTCGGGCGACACCTACAACTGGCCCGCCAGCACCTACATCGCCGAGCCGCCGTTCTTCACGAACTTCGCGCTCGAGGCGACGGAGAGCGGCAATGCCGCGGTGCGGGGCGCGCGCATCATGGCGCTCTTCGGCGACTCGATCACCACCGACCACATCTCGCCCGCGGGGTCGATCAAGGAAACCTCGCCCGCCGGCCAGTGGCTGCTGCAGCATGGCGTGATGAAGCAGGACTTCAACAGTTACGGCGCGCGCCGCGGCAACCATGACGTGATGATGCGCGGCACGTTCGCCAATGTGCGCATCAAGAACCTCATGATCCCGCCGAAGGAGGACGGATCGCGGGAGGAGGGCGGGCTGACCATCTTCCAGAACGAGGGCTCCCACCAGGGCGCGAAGATGTTCATCTTCGACGCGGCGATGCAGTACATGGCGCAGGACACACCCACCGTGATCTTCGCCGGCGAGGAGTACGGCACCGGCTCCAGCCGCGACTGGGCGGCCAAGGGCACGCAGCTGCTGGGCATCAAGGCAGTGGTCGCGCGCAGCTTCGAGCGCATCCACCGTTCCAACCTCGTGGGCATGGGCGTGCTGCCGCTGCAGTTCCGGGGCTCGGACTCCTGGGAGTCCCTTGGACTGCGGGGCGACGAGACCATCGACGTGGTGCCGGATCCGGCGCTCACGCCGCAGAGCGATGCGCAGCTCGTGATCCGCCGCGCCGACGGCTCCCGGAAGGAGGTGACGGTGACGCTGCGCATCGATACGCCCATCGAGGTGGACTACTACCGGGCCGGGGGTATCCTGCCCTACGTGCTGCGCCAGTTGCTGACCGCCTGA
- a CDS encoding EAL domain-containing protein codes for MRLFRPPSAGSFRRTLFSESPAVTAVLVVAGMAAMFSPVMQLLGTGLDGPHGVEQFLDMVAVLIGVLAVSVSLHMLDESAQGRANILVVGLATAAVCNFFHGVLSHQPLGVGQDAQVAVSHYFSLWGHGVESVTLLLFALRASAAGPGMAWALVSALLSLAIVWTATMDGPRDWLVASGHAPMRVAALVSGAFMVLSACLFYGMRQRRTDAAVARHGRRRTMAAAAVAMATAQFLMALPPERFHWARMLAHALHVVGYALLFQAVFIAGVRMPYARLREAESRLRESESRLQLLGRNLPDSVLYQMVREPDGRRRFVHMGEALERLVGVSAADVMEDAQRLFDRIDPEDRAAQAEADEVSYRTMGVGESVVRMRRMDGAPRWIRLSSSPRLLKGGSGRVIWDGVLTDVTEQREAQDLSRAHEIQLASLLGRMPGGISRLDRDLRILYVNPSQAQWLRRTPQELEGRRASEVLSAELVQSLHPHMLQALQGRPVVFDYRSPFRGEGPEFFHTTIIPETGPDGRVVAIMVFAVDVTEQKHLALELSQQRSRLASLVNAIPDVVFLKDASGRYLSCNPVFERYLGRRERDIVGLGDEELMTPIEAARVRQLDERAMAAWQPVVYEETLTFAEDGYAGYFETIKTPIRDMHGHVTGLLSVSRDITDRKKAEQQIELLAFFDALTGLPNRRLLLDRLQRAGAACQRNEKLGALLFIDLDNFKDLNDTLGHDMGDRLLVQVAQRLQECVRTSDTVARFGGDEFVVMLEGLDADTAQAALQAEQVAEKLLAQLNRPFEMGAQQHYSTPSIGITLFGDQRRSVDELLKRADLAMYQAKAAGRNTQRFFDPDMQAQVTARSQLESDLRQGIARQELTVHLQPIVDGSTRLCGAEALVRWRHPVKGLVSPADFIPLAEETGLILPLGRQVLQTACEQLVRWAAHPATAAFTIAVNVSARQFRQPDFVAEVLGTLAATGANPQRLKLELTESLLLGDVEDTIGRMAQLKRVGVGFALDDFGTGYSSLSYLKRLPLDLVKIDQSFVRDVLTDPNDAAIVRTILALAKSLDLQVVAEGVETAGQLSFLKLHGCEGFQGYLFGRPVPMETFEREHDLPVPAEPAAARGTAGAVL; via the coding sequence ATGCGCCTGTTCCGCCCGCCGTCTGCCGGCTCCTTCCGCCGCACCTTGTTTTCCGAAAGCCCGGCGGTCACCGCCGTGCTGGTGGTGGCTGGCATGGCGGCGATGTTCTCCCCGGTCATGCAACTGCTGGGCACGGGGCTGGACGGCCCCCATGGCGTCGAGCAGTTCCTGGACATGGTGGCGGTGCTGATCGGCGTGCTGGCCGTTTCGGTGTCGCTGCACATGCTGGACGAGAGCGCGCAGGGCCGCGCCAACATCCTGGTGGTGGGCCTGGCGACCGCTGCCGTCTGCAATTTCTTCCACGGGGTCCTGTCGCACCAGCCACTCGGGGTGGGCCAGGACGCGCAGGTGGCGGTTTCGCACTATTTCTCCCTCTGGGGCCACGGCGTGGAGTCGGTGACGCTGCTCCTGTTCGCGCTGCGCGCTTCGGCCGCAGGTCCCGGCATGGCCTGGGCCCTGGTGTCGGCCCTGCTGTCCCTGGCCATCGTCTGGACGGCCACGATGGACGGCCCCCGCGACTGGCTGGTCGCTTCGGGCCATGCGCCGATGCGTGTCGCCGCGCTGGTGTCCGGCGCGTTCATGGTCCTGTCCGCCTGCCTGTTCTATGGAATGCGCCAGCGCCGCACGGACGCGGCGGTGGCGCGCCATGGCCGGCGCCGCACCATGGCCGCTGCCGCGGTGGCGATGGCGACGGCGCAGTTCCTGATGGCGCTGCCGCCGGAGCGGTTCCATTGGGCCCGGATGCTGGCGCACGCCCTGCACGTGGTGGGCTATGCCCTGCTGTTCCAGGCGGTGTTCATCGCCGGTGTCCGCATGCCCTATGCCCGGCTGCGGGAAGCGGAGTCCCGCCTGCGCGAAAGCGAGTCGCGCCTGCAGCTGCTCGGCCGCAACCTGCCCGACAGCGTGCTCTACCAGATGGTCCGCGAGCCCGACGGCCGTCGCCGGTTCGTTCACATGGGCGAAGCGCTGGAGCGGCTCGTGGGGGTGAGCGCCGCCGACGTCATGGAGGACGCGCAGCGCCTGTTCGACCGCATCGATCCCGAAGACCGGGCGGCCCAGGCCGAGGCGGATGAAGTCTCCTACCGCACGATGGGCGTGGGGGAGTCGGTGGTGCGGATGCGGCGCATGGACGGCGCGCCGCGGTGGATACGGCTGAGTTCCTCGCCACGGTTGCTGAAGGGTGGCAGCGGCCGGGTCATCTGGGACGGCGTCCTCACCGACGTGACGGAGCAGCGGGAGGCGCAGGATCTGAGCCGGGCGCACGAAATCCAGCTCGCCAGCCTGCTGGGCCGCATGCCGGGGGGCATCTCCCGGCTCGACCGCGACCTGCGCATCCTCTACGTGAACCCGTCGCAAGCCCAGTGGCTGCGGCGCACGCCGCAGGAACTGGAGGGGCGACGCGCTTCCGAAGTCCTGTCCGCGGAGCTCGTGCAGTCCCTGCACCCGCACATGCTGCAGGCCCTGCAGGGGCGGCCGGTGGTGTTCGACTACCGTTCGCCCTTCAGGGGGGAAGGCCCGGAGTTCTTCCACACCACCATCATTCCCGAGACCGGGCCGGACGGGCGGGTCGTGGCGATCATGGTGTTCGCCGTCGATGTGACGGAGCAGAAGCACCTGGCGCTGGAACTCAGCCAGCAGCGCTCCCGGCTCGCGAGCCTCGTCAACGCCATCCCGGACGTGGTGTTCCTCAAGGATGCGTCCGGGCGCTACCTGTCCTGCAACCCGGTCTTCGAGCGCTACCTGGGACGGCGCGAGCGCGACATCGTCGGCCTGGGCGACGAGGAACTGATGACCCCCATCGAAGCCGCCCGCGTGCGCCAGCTCGACGAGCGGGCGATGGCCGCCTGGCAGCCCGTGGTGTACGAAGAAACGCTCACCTTCGCCGAAGACGGCTATGCCGGCTACTTCGAGACCATCAAGACCCCGATCCGCGACATGCACGGGCACGTCACGGGGCTGCTCAGCGTGAGCCGCGACATCACCGACCGCAAGAAGGCGGAGCAACAGATCGAACTGCTGGCCTTCTTCGATGCCCTGACCGGGCTGCCGAACCGGCGCCTGCTGCTGGACCGCCTGCAGCGGGCCGGTGCCGCGTGCCAGCGCAACGAGAAGCTGGGCGCGCTGCTGTTCATCGACCTGGACAATTTCAAGGACCTCAACGACACCCTCGGCCACGACATGGGGGACCGCCTGCTCGTGCAGGTGGCGCAGCGGCTACAGGAGTGCGTGCGCACCTCCGATACCGTGGCCCGGTTCGGGGGCGACGAATTCGTGGTCATGCTCGAAGGCCTGGATGCCGACACCGCGCAGGCGGCGCTGCAGGCCGAACAGGTGGCGGAGAAGCTGCTGGCCCAGCTCAACCGGCCTTTCGAGATGGGGGCGCAGCAGCACTACAGCACGCCCAGCATCGGCATCACCCTCTTCGGCGACCAGCGGCGCAGCGTGGACGAGCTGCTCAAGCGCGCCGATCTCGCCATGTACCAGGCCAAGGCGGCCGGGCGGAACACCCAGCGGTTCTTCGATCCGGACATGCAGGCCCAGGTGACGGCGCGCTCGCAACTGGAGTCGGATCTTCGCCAGGGCATCGCGCGGCAGGAACTCACCGTGCACCTGCAGCCCATCGTGGACGGCAGCACGCGCCTGTGCGGCGCGGAAGCGCTGGTGCGCTGGCGGCATCCCGTGAAGGGCCTGGTGAGCCCGGCCGACTTCATCCCGCTCGCCGAGGAGACCGGCCTCATCCTTCCGCTCGGCCGGCAGGTGCTGCAGACCGCGTGCGAGCAGCTCGTGCGCTGGGCTGCCCATCCCGCCACGGCCGCTTTCACCATCGCGGTGAACGTGAGCGCGCGGCAGTTCCGCCAGCCCGATTTCGTGGCGGAAGTGCTGGGAACGCTCGCGGCCACCGGGGCCAATCCGCAGCGGCTCAAGCTCGAGCTCACCGAAAGCCTGCTGCTGGGCGACGTGGAAGACACGATCGGCCGCATGGCGCAGCTCAAGCGGGTCGGCGTGGGCTTCGCGCTGGACGATTTCGGTACCGGGTACTCGTCGCTGAGCTACCTCAAGCGCCTGCCCCTGGACCTGGTCAAGATCGACCAGAGCTTCGTGCGCGATGTGCTCACCGACCCCAACGATGCAGCCATCGTCCGCACCATCCTGGCGCTGGCCAAGAGCCTCGACCTGCAGGTCGTTGCAGAAGGCGTGGAAACCGCGGGCCAGCTGAGCTTCCTCAAGCTGCACGGCTGCGAAGGCTTCCAGGGCTACCTGTTCGGCAGGCCGGTGCCGATGGAGACCTTCGAGCGCGAGCACGACCTTCCCGTTCCAGCAGAGCCTGCCGCGGCCCGCGGAACCGCCGGCGCGGTGCTCTGA
- a CDS encoding putative bifunctional diguanylate cyclase/phosphodiesterase: protein MRIGWIDSAADGESSAAAASLASEGGHWGHAWDVFPMSWMAMRDGPGPGAGFDAVVLVPPPHAVTLPAWSVQPGRRLPLLLYLDAQPQQEALAARALRAGPGDYVLRSGPGDGTVRDLALRLSALLAACERGGIDGMRQGVARPEGDGAASPPGHAAPPEMLRTALDHMASGLLILGADRRVRFYNDRLPGILDLPRPLLDSAPTLAELKQWQERRGDFGPGFERVDERGRPYMESGDALPPPGVYWRKTPDGRMLEVFTAPLPGGEWLRTFSDVTPHMLLQSELRLSEARFRSLCDLSSDWYWEQDAEHRFVHVNQGIKGLGISEDEVVGRTRWELGANNLSAQDWIEHRRLLAARQPFRDLELQRTAADGRIYWVSVSGIPVFSADGAFLGYRGVGRDITERKRVDAEIERLAFFDPLTGLPNRRLLTDRLHRAIGTAAQEHSHGALLFLDLDNFKDLNDTLGHDMGDRLLVQAAQRLLACVGAGDTVSRFGGDEFVVLAEGLPGDMHRARADAAVLANRITAALGRPYAVGGMGYHHSTPSIGLALFGGGTGDAAGVDDLLKHADLAMYQSKAAGRNTIRFFDPSMLQAVLARAALESELRHALESDELLLHYQPLVNGDGSMLGAEALVRWRHPQRGLVMPGDFIPAAEQGGLIVPLGQWVLERACAQLVAWSRNAATAQLVLAVNVSVRQFRQPDFVDQLLQTLRRSGAQPRLLKIELTESLLMADVEEVIARMEQLRAHGVGFAIDDFGTGYSSLAYLKRLPLDQLKIDQSFVRDVLTDPNDAAIVRTILALARSLDLDVVAEGVETTGQLKFLQRHGCKAFQGHLFGRPAPAAVLERALRPAL from the coding sequence ATGCGCATCGGGTGGATCGATTCCGCCGCGGACGGCGAGAGTTCCGCGGCAGCAGCGTCCCTGGCATCGGAGGGCGGGCACTGGGGGCATGCGTGGGACGTGTTCCCGATGTCCTGGATGGCGATGCGCGACGGCCCCGGTCCGGGCGCCGGGTTCGACGCGGTGGTGCTGGTGCCGCCCCCGCACGCGGTGACGTTGCCCGCCTGGTCCGTACAGCCCGGCCGGCGACTGCCGCTGCTGCTGTATCTCGATGCACAGCCCCAGCAGGAGGCCCTGGCGGCCAGGGCGCTGCGCGCCGGCCCTGGAGACTATGTCCTGCGCTCGGGCCCGGGTGACGGCACGGTGCGCGACCTGGCCCTGCGGCTTTCGGCCCTGCTGGCTGCCTGCGAGCGGGGCGGCATCGACGGTATGCGGCAGGGCGTGGCCCGGCCGGAGGGGGACGGTGCCGCCAGCCCGCCCGGCCATGCCGCGCCGCCGGAAATGCTGCGCACGGCGCTCGACCACATGGCGTCCGGCCTGCTCATCCTCGGGGCGGACCGCCGCGTGCGCTTCTATAACGACCGCCTGCCCGGGATACTCGATCTTCCGCGCCCCCTGCTCGATTCCGCCCCCACCCTGGCGGAACTCAAGCAATGGCAGGAACGGCGCGGCGATTTCGGTCCGGGCTTCGAGCGGGTGGACGAACGGGGGCGGCCGTACATGGAGAGCGGCGACGCCCTTCCGCCCCCCGGCGTCTATTGGCGCAAGACACCCGACGGCCGCATGCTCGAGGTCTTCACTGCGCCCCTGCCGGGCGGGGAGTGGCTGCGCACCTTTTCCGACGTGACCCCGCACATGCTCCTGCAGTCGGAACTGCGTCTCAGCGAGGCGCGGTTCCGCAGTCTGTGCGACCTGTCGTCCGACTGGTACTGGGAGCAGGATGCCGAGCACCGTTTCGTCCACGTCAACCAGGGCATCAAGGGCCTGGGCATTTCTGAAGACGAGGTGGTCGGCCGGACGCGGTGGGAACTGGGCGCGAACAATCTCTCCGCGCAGGACTGGATCGAGCACCGGCGCCTCCTGGCGGCGCGCCAGCCGTTCCGGGATCTGGAACTGCAGCGTACCGCGGCCGACGGTCGCATTTACTGGGTGTCCGTGAGCGGGATTCCGGTCTTCAGCGCGGACGGCGCCTTCCTGGGCTACCGCGGCGTCGGCCGGGACATCACCGAGCGCAAGCGCGTGGACGCGGAGATCGAACGCCTGGCATTCTTTGACCCGCTGACCGGCCTGCCCAACCGGCGCCTGCTCACCGACCGCCTGCACCGGGCCATCGGCACGGCGGCGCAAGAGCACAGCCATGGCGCGCTGCTCTTCCTCGACCTGGACAACTTCAAGGACCTCAACGATACGCTCGGGCACGACATGGGCGACCGCCTGCTCGTGCAGGCGGCGCAGCGCCTGCTCGCCTGCGTCGGTGCCGGCGATACGGTGAGCCGGTTCGGCGGCGACGAGTTCGTGGTGCTGGCGGAAGGCCTGCCGGGCGACATGCACCGGGCCCGCGCCGATGCGGCCGTGCTGGCCAACCGGATCACGGCGGCGCTGGGCAGGCCCTACGCGGTCGGGGGGATGGGATACCACCACAGCACGCCCAGCATCGGGCTGGCGCTGTTCGGCGGCGGCACGGGGGATGCGGCCGGCGTGGACGACCTGCTCAAGCATGCCGATCTCGCCATGTACCAGTCCAAGGCCGCGGGGCGCAACACGATCCGCTTTTTCGATCCCTCGATGCTGCAGGCGGTGCTCGCGCGCGCGGCACTCGAGTCGGAATTGCGGCACGCCCTCGAATCGGACGAACTCCTGCTGCACTACCAGCCCCTGGTCAACGGCGACGGCAGCATGCTGGGCGCGGAGGCGCTGGTGCGCTGGCGCCACCCCCAGCGCGGCCTGGTGATGCCCGGTGATTTCATCCCGGCGGCGGAGCAGGGTGGGCTGATCGTCCCGCTGGGGCAGTGGGTCCTGGAGCGGGCCTGTGCCCAGTTGGTGGCATGGAGCCGGAACGCCGCCACGGCACAGCTCGTGCTCGCGGTGAACGTGAGCGTGCGCCAGTTCCGCCAGCCCGACTTCGTGGACCAGTTGCTGCAGACGCTGCGCCGCAGCGGAGCGCAGCCGCGGCTGCTCAAGATCGAGCTCACCGAAAGCCTGCTCATGGCGGACGTGGAGGAGGTGATCGCGCGCATGGAGCAACTGCGGGCGCACGGGGTGGGCTTCGCCATCGACGACTTCGGCACGGGCTACTCGTCGCTCGCCTACCTCAAGCGGCTGCCGCTGGACCAGCTCAAGATCGACCAGAGCTTCGTGCGCGACGTGCTGACCGACCCCAATGACGCCGCCATCGTGCGCACCATCCTCGCGCTGGCCCGCAGCCTCGATCTGGACGTGGTCGCCGAAGGGGTGGAGACCACGGGCCAGCTGAAATTCCTGCAGCGCCACGGGTGCAAGGCATTCCAGGGCCACCTCTTCGGGCGGCCGGCGCCAGCCGCCGTGCTGGAGCGGGCGCTGCGTCCGGCCCTCTGA
- a CDS encoding FAD-dependent monooxygenase, whose protein sequence is MQHTRQTVLLVAGGGIGGLSAALAGSRAGWSVDLYERAPVFSEVGAGVQLGPNAVRLLHAWGLEAALQAVAAYPDRLQVRSALDGRVLAAMPLGTAIASRYGAPYVAIHRADLHGLLLEAVRGRPGVELHLGETIADHGEHAAGIMVRTVAGHPVQGAAFVGADGLRSATRARLLGAETARISGHLAYRTVVPQQALPERLRTTQVTAWLGPGLHVVQYPVRRGELMNIVAIRHGRAPEDLDHWDHAGNAGDLEGALRPTCSALQDLVRAVPQAGGGWRLWPLSDRPPLSGPHEMARGRVALLGDAAHPMRPYLAQGAGMAIEDAAALGLALSGGGDVPGRLARYAAARWQRNARVQSRAERNGRIFHARGPLRWARDASLRLLGARLLDQPWLYRGEAAEAMAAGPGSSR, encoded by the coding sequence ATGCAACATACACGACAGACCGTGCTTCTGGTCGCGGGCGGCGGCATCGGAGGCCTGTCCGCGGCCCTGGCGGGCTCGCGCGCGGGCTGGTCCGTGGACCTGTACGAGCGCGCGCCCGTTTTCAGCGAAGTGGGGGCGGGCGTTCAGCTCGGGCCGAATGCGGTGAGGCTGCTGCATGCGTGGGGGCTCGAGGCCGCTTTGCAGGCCGTCGCCGCGTATCCCGACAGGCTGCAGGTGCGCAGCGCGCTGGACGGCCGGGTGCTGGCGGCCATGCCGCTGGGCACGGCCATCGCGTCCCGCTACGGAGCCCCCTACGTGGCCATCCACCGCGCAGACCTGCATGGCCTGCTGCTGGAGGCCGTGCGCGGACGGCCCGGCGTCGAACTGCACCTCGGCGAGACCATCGCCGACCACGGGGAGCATGCGGCGGGAATCATGGTGCGCACGGTGGCGGGGCACCCGGTGCAGGGGGCCGCCTTCGTCGGCGCCGATGGATTGCGCAGCGCCACGCGCGCCCGGCTGCTGGGCGCGGAGACCGCACGGATATCCGGCCATCTGGCCTACCGGACGGTGGTGCCCCAGCAGGCGTTGCCCGAGCGCCTGCGCACCACGCAGGTCACGGCCTGGCTGGGGCCGGGCCTGCATGTGGTCCAGTACCCGGTGCGCCGTGGCGAGCTCATGAATATCGTCGCCATCCGCCATGGACGGGCGCCGGAGGACCTCGACCACTGGGACCACGCCGGCAACGCGGGGGACCTGGAAGGGGCGCTGCGCCCCACCTGCTCGGCGCTGCAGGACCTTGTGCGCGCGGTGCCGCAGGCGGGTGGCGGCTGGCGCCTCTGGCCGCTGTCCGACCGGCCCCCGCTGTCCGGACCGCACGAGATGGCGCGCGGCAGGGTGGCCCTGCTGGGCGATGCCGCCCACCCGATGCGGCCCTATCTGGCCCAGGGCGCCGGCATGGCGATCGAGGACGCCGCCGCGCTCGGGCTCGCCCTGTCCGGCGGCGGCGATGTGCCGGGCCGCCTGGCGCGCTATGCGGCCGCGCGGTGGCAACGCAACGCGCGCGTGCAGTCCAGGGCCGAGCGCAACGGCAGGATCTTCCATGCCAGGGGCCCCCTGCGCTGGGCCCGTGACGCCTCCCTGCGCCTGCTCGGGGCACGCCTGCTCGACCAGCCCTGGCTCTACCGGGGCGAGGCCGCGGAAGCGATGGCCGCAGGTCCCGGCAGCAGCCGGTAG
- the kynA gene encoding tryptophan 2,3-dioxygenase — MCPHATQASSAPPSAASTPSAHASQPEAIVHEERAQLDFSRDMSYGDYLQLDAILNAQKPLSPNHNEMLFIVQHQTSELWMKLMLHELRAAIDHVARDDLPPAFKMLARVSKIMEQLVHAWDVLATMTPPEYSAIRPYLAQSSGFQSYQYRCIEFSLGNKNAAMLKPHAHRPDLLAQVQAAYEAPSLYDEALRLLARRGIPVPASHTDRDWTQPYAENDAVEGAWLAVYRDTQRYWDLYQLGEKLTDLEDAFRLWRFRHVTTVERVIGFKRGTGGTGGVSYLRRMLDVVLFPEIWKLRTSL; from the coding sequence ATGTGCCCCCACGCCACGCAAGCATCCAGCGCGCCTCCGTCCGCGGCCTCCACCCCTTCCGCGCACGCGTCCCAGCCCGAAGCCATCGTGCACGAGGAGCGCGCGCAGCTCGATTTCAGCCGCGACATGAGCTATGGCGACTACCTGCAGCTCGACGCGATCCTGAATGCGCAGAAGCCGCTCTCGCCCAACCACAATGAAATGCTCTTCATCGTGCAGCACCAGACCAGCGAGCTGTGGATGAAGCTCATGCTGCACGAGCTGCGCGCCGCGATCGACCATGTGGCGCGCGATGACCTGCCGCCCGCCTTCAAGATGCTCGCGCGCGTGTCCAAGATCATGGAACAACTGGTCCATGCCTGGGACGTGCTGGCCACGATGACGCCGCCCGAGTACAGCGCCATCCGGCCCTACCTCGCGCAGTCGAGCGGCTTCCAGAGCTACCAGTACCGCTGCATCGAGTTCTCCCTGGGCAACAAGAACGCGGCGATGCTCAAGCCGCACGCGCACCGGCCGGATCTGCTCGCGCAGGTGCAGGCCGCCTATGAAGCACCCTCGCTCTACGACGAGGCACTGCGCCTGCTGGCCCGCCGGGGCATTCCCGTGCCGGCGAGCCACACGGACCGCGACTGGACGCAGCCCTATGCAGAGAACGATGCCGTGGAGGGCGCGTGGCTCGCCGTCTATCGCGATACGCAGCGCTACTGGGACCTGTACCAGCTGGGCGAGAAGCTCACGGACCTGGAAGACGCCTTCCGCCTCTGGCGATTCCGCCACGTGACCACGGTGGAGCGCGTGATCGGCTTCAAGCGGGGCACTGGCGGCACGGGCGGCGTGAGCTACCTGCGGCGCATGCTGGATGTGGTGCTGTTTCCGGAGATCTGGAAGCTGCGCACGAGTCTCTGA